TTGAAGCCAGCTTCCTTGTATCTATTTCATCATCTTTTGTTAAAATTTTCTCCCCAAAGGCTTCCAATACCCTTTTGTACCCTTTGCGTCCTTTTAGAAGAACTTTTTTGCCTATTTCGTCTGCATTAAAAACTTTGTAACCAAAAGCCTTTAAAAGATTCGAAACCGTGGACTTTCCTGAACCTATGTTTCCAGTTATAGCTACAATCATTGGTAGCTTTCCTTTTTCTTTAGAAAGTTCTCAAACACAGGAACAATCATTATTGCAACAGGAACAGCGATTATAATTCCAAGCACTCCACCGTAATAACCACCAACTAAGATCGAGAACAGAACTAAAAGAGGATTAATTCCCGTAGTCTTACTCATAACTATTGGATATATAAGGTTCTCTATCCCAACTTCTGTTAAAAAGACAGTTAAGACTCCGAGCAGGTACTTTAGCTCTCCGTTGTCAAAAATGGCAAGAAGGATGGAAGGAACAAGACCGGAGAAGAACCCAACATAAGGAATCATGTTTAGAATTCCTGAAACAAAACCTATTAAGAAGGCATACTTTATTCCTACA
This DNA window, taken from Desulfurobacteriaceae bacterium, encodes the following:
- a CDS encoding AI-2E family transporter, yielding HELRDLLEKVHNALSSYLSGQFLIATFVGVYISLGLYLVGIKYAFLIGFVSGILNMIPYVGFFSGLVPSILLAIFDNGELKYLLGVLTVFLTEVGIENLIYPIVMSKTTGINPLLVLFSILVGGYYGGVLGIIIAVPVAIMIVPVFENFLKKKESYQ